TGGAGACCGGACTTCTCGAGCGCTTCGCTCCCGAGCTCGTGCGTCTGCAGGGCTGTGAGCAATCGCCTCGCCATCACCCGGAAGGCGACGTGTGGGTGCATACGCTGCGCATGTTGTCGCTCATGGCCGAGTCGGTCCCGCCCGACGGCGACCGGGCGCTCGCGCTCGGCGTCCTGCTCCACGACGCCGGCAAGCCGGACTCGCGGCGCCTGCGCGGTGAGAGCGTCACCTTCTATGGGCATGAGAGGCGAGGTCAGGAGATTGCCTCGGCACTCATGCAACGGTTGGCGATTCCCTCACGCACCCAGGAGACGGTGTCGATGCTCGTGGGCCAGCATCTGCGCTTCCTCGACGTGGAGCAGATGCGAAAGAGCACGCTGCGACGCTTCGTTCTCCAGGAGGGCTTCGACCGTCTCCTCGCATTGCACCGTCTCGATGCCCTTTCCTCCCGCGGCGATCTGTCTTCCTGGGAGTTCTGCCGGCGCGAGTTGCAGGCCATTGCCGAGGAAGGCATCCCGGTGCGGCCGCTGCTCTCGGGCCATGAGCTGCAGGCGCTCGGTTACCTGCCCGGGCCACGACTCGGTGAGATCCTGCGCGCTCTGGTCGATGCACAGCTGGAGGGGATCGTGCGGGACGGCCCAGGCGCGCAGGCCTGGGTGCGCGCGCAGTACCCGCCCGAGCGCGACCGCTGACGGCTCGAAGCCGGACCGACGCCTTGGCAGAACTCAGCGGGCGGCGCGCTCGCACCGCTCTCTTGACAACCCTGCCCCCGACAGGGAACCTATGGCTCGAGGGGCGATTAGCTCAGTTGGCTAGAGCGCTTGCTCGACACGCAAGAGGTCAGAGGTTCAAATCCTCTATCGCCCACCAGATCCTGGCGGCCCGCGGACCCACGCGGGCCGTCGCTTTTACTCGCTCGCTGTCGAATCAATCTACGAGCACGATCTTGCGCCCCTGGACGCCGGAATCCGTCGCCAGCCGTACCACGTAGACACCCGCTGAGAGCTTTCCGAGCGGACTCGTTACGAGGTCAATTTCGGGCCGTCCGCCCTCAGGTGCGGCGACTCGAAACGGTGCGAACTCGGAGCGCAGCGCGAGGAGCTGCACGCGAGTCCCCATGGGAACCGAAGCCTCTTCACTTGGCCCGTGTCTGCAGGCCTCGATCGGGACCCGCGAGGCCGAAGGCCATGGGGCGATTCGCAGCGACGCCCCAGCCGTCGCGACCGAGTGCGATGACACCCAGGTCGCTGCTCGCTGGAAAGGCGCGGACCGCGCGCTCGACGGCAGCGCGAGCTGACGTGCCCTGGGACAAGCTCGTGTACACGCTGCGTGCCATGGCCTGGCGGATGATGTCCTCGCCTTGCCCCGTGCAGGCCACGGCGCCATCCGGGCCGGCGAACAAACCCGCACCATAGACGGGGACATCGCCGACCCGGCCGTACAGAGTGATCGACGTCCCGCCGGTGGAGAGGGTCGCGGCGTACTGTCCCTTGGCGTCGCGCGTCACCGTACCGACGGTATCGCCTTCGTGCGTCAGGTCGCGCAGTGCCTCGGGCAGCGGGTTCGGGAAGTTCCAGTGCGCCGGCCAGTCGAACTCGCCGCTCCCCGGACGTCCCAGGGCTTCCCGTACTTGCGCCAGTCGCTTGGCGTATTTGGCCTCCGCCTCGGGGCAGGTGGGCACGACGTCTTCGAAGCCCATGCGGTGGGCGAAACGTGTCGCACCCTCGCCGGCGAGCAGCAGGTGTGGTGTGTCGAGAACGGCCCGCACCACACGAATGGGATTGCGCACGCGTTCGATGACAGCAACGGCGGCGAAGCGCCCCTCGCTCGTCATCAGGGAGGCGTCCATCTGAATCGTCTTGCCGTCGAGGCGGATGTTGGCGCCCGTGCCGGCGTTGTAGCGCGGATCGTCCTCCATCTCGACGGTGCCGGCGATGGCCGCATCGAGAGCCGGGGCGCCGGCGCGCAAGGCCGCCATCGCCGAGTCCGCCGCGGCCTGTGCCCCGTCGCCGCGCTCGGGCGGCGTGCCGACGCCGGCGTGGGTCAAGGCCAGCGGGCCGGTGAAGCGACCGCCCTCCAGCACGGTGAGCCCCTGGGCTGGTTCGGCCCCGGCTGCAAGCCCCGGGACGCATGCGGCGACCACAAGGAGAAACCTGGCGGCAAC
The window above is part of the Candidatus Krumholzibacteriia bacterium genome. Proteins encoded here:
- a CDS encoding CCA tRNA nucleotidyltransferase, with the protein product MYAAALEVVRRLQKAGFETYWVGGCVRDRLLGLDPGDYDVATAALPAEAAPLFDASREVGRSFNVLQVRCSDVWIEVATFRSEGDYRDGRHPEHIAPADARADALRRDFTINALFLDPLTDRILDFVGGQEDLRRRLLRCVGDPEARLREDALRLMRAVRFACRFALDLEPETRRALENNAERLRLVAAERIGEEFLQMLTGPQPERAMTLLLETGLLERFAPELVRLQGCEQSPRHHPEGDVWVHTLRMLSLMAESVPPDGDRALALGVLLHDAGKPDSRRLRGESVTFYGHERRGQEIASALMQRLAIPSRTQETVSMLVGQHLRFLDVEQMRKSTLRRFVLQEGFDRLLALHRLDALSSRGDLSSWEFCRRELQAIAEEGIPVRPLLSGHELQALGYLPGPRLGEILRALVDAQLEGIVRDGPGAQAWVRAQYPPERDR
- a CDS encoding isoaspartyl peptidase/L-asparaginase produces the protein MTLARTLRAALVAARFLLVVAACVPGLAAGAEPAQGLTVLEGGRFTGPLALTHAGVGTPPERGDGAQAAADSAMAALRAGAPALDAAIAGTVEMEDDPRYNAGTGANIRLDGKTIQMDASLMTSEGRFAAVAVIERVRNPIRVVRAVLDTPHLLLAGEGATRFAHRMGFEDVVPTCPEAEAKYAKRLAQVREALGRPGSGEFDWPAHWNFPNPLPEALRDLTHEGDTVGTVTRDAKGQYAATLSTGGTSITLYGRVGDVPVYGAGLFAGPDGAVACTGQGEDIIRQAMARSVYTSLSQGTSARAAVERAVRAFPASSDLGVIALGRDGWGVAANRPMAFGLAGPDRGLQTRAK